Proteins encoded by one window of Lathyrus oleraceus cultivar Zhongwan6 chromosome 1, CAAS_Psat_ZW6_1.0, whole genome shotgun sequence:
- the LOC127082949 gene encoding uncharacterized protein LOC127082949 isoform X3 → MASDQENSQDANAPDDTSEKEITRGITIMKSIIRDRDKAVTYNVNWNADNQLIGSNAAKLASYIGTLVRMHIPITATRWSNKELGSAKDKIWTEILRSFNIEDTTIRKKYILQLAGKRHRGWRTFLTNKYLKDKEIFFVEYDPEYPVKYAIFITEEEWVAFVAQRRDENFKKVSATNRERASNPTYAYKKGRLGYARLEEKILDETKSDATSLPPHVLWKEARVGKDGTVRDDVQHIYDECETLSQSISTAEDQENRSVLSRALNVPEYPGRVRGKGHGCTPTSLYKNPRRRNPSNQEVMETLQALQAQVLQLQKDNERYRCMEKCSSQLKETSEKASINCQNKFPEGISSCQLYLSSPTYRLVGKGKVHNTSGDLLHHRPLPDGHLKVSVDVVLDKDALLPIPDIVSETTLLRDAIGSFVAWPLDLIFIDDEVFAQGSQQLSQKIGSRQKNKRDLPVTYLPKKGAFVPRYQISLETLVDSSDMATAGAIRLLDMEEDIFGYSCTETIGKEDLEHIFRHQELGVGVIHTYIRFLYDNFMRGNDQLSNRFRFVSSSLVNKALICREPDSCREYLVKRFMASSTNNLYLWPYNSGCHWLLLAIDPLKEVVYFLNSIDGEWTNYPDMKQLVDTSIKVFRSQRQARVPRTKSSNITWIKVQVL, encoded by the exons ATGGCTAGTGATCAAGAAAACTCACAAGATGCAAATGCTCCTGATGATACTTCAGAAAAAGAAATTACACGAGGCATCACTATTATGAAGAGTATCATTCGTGATAGAGATAAAGCAGTAACATATAATGTAAATTGGAATGCTGATAACCAACTAATTGGGTCTAATGCTGCAAAGTTGGCAAGCTACATTGGTACACTTGTTCGTATGCACATTCCAATCACTGCTACAAGATGGAGTAATAAAGAGTTGGGTAGCGCTAAAGATAAGATTTGGACTGAGATACTG AGGTCTTTTAACATTGAAGATACAACTATCCGAAAAAAGTATATActtcaattggccggaaaaagacaCAGAGGGTGGAGAACGTTTTTAACAAACAAGTATCTTAAGGACAAAGAAATTTTTTTTGTTGAATATGATCCGGAATATCCAGTGAAGTATGCGATCTTCATTACAGAAGAAGAATGGGTTGCTTTTGTAGCCCAAAGAAGAGACGAAAATTTCAAGAAAGTGAGTGCCACAAATCGCGAGAGAGCGTCAAATCCCACgtatgcatacaaaaaagggcgtTTGGGATATGCACGCTTAGAGGAAAAAATT TTAGACGAGAcgaaaagtgacgcaacatcaCTTCCGCCACATGTTTTGTGGAAAGAAGCTCGTGTGGGAAAGGATGGAACTGTTAGGGATGACGTTCAACATATTTATGATGAATGT GAGACCCTATCTCAATCGATAAGCACAGCTGAGGACCAGGAGAACAGGAGCGTACTTAGTAGAGcactaaatgttcctgagtatcCCGGTCGGGTGAGGGGTAAAGGGCATGGTTGTACTCCAACTTCCTTGTATAAGAATCCAAGGAGAAGAAATCCTagcaatcaagaagtgatggAGACGTTGCAGGCATTACAAGCGCAAGTTCTTCAATTGCAAAAGGATAATGAGAGATATAGGTGTATGGAAAAGTGCAGTTCACAGTTGAAAGAAACTAGTGAGAAAGCCAGTATCAATTGTCAAAAtaaatttcccgag ggcatttcatCTTGTCAGCTATACTTATCGTCACCGACTTATCGCctagttggcaagggaaaagtgcacaacacttcgggaGATTTACTTCACCATAGACCGCTCCCGGATGGACACCTTAAAGTATCGGTTGATGTTGTATTAGATAAGGATGCGTTGCTACCGATACCTGACATTGTTTCAGAGACAACATTGCTGCGAGATGCAATAGGATCATTTGTTGCATGGCCCTTGGATCTCATTTTCATTGATGATGAG GTATTTGCTCAAGGGTCACAACAACTGAGCCAGAAAATTGGTAGTCGACAGAAAAACAAAAGGGATCTTCCAGTGACTTATTTGCCAAAAAAAGGTGCTTTTGTGCCTCGATACCAGATATCTCTTGAAACACTTGTTGACTCATCAGATATGGCAACAGCTGGTGCTATTCGCTTACTGGATATGGAGGAAGATATCTTTGGTTATTCATGCACTGAAACAATCGGAAAAGAAGATCTGGAACATATTTTTCGGCATCAAGAATTAGGCGTCGGTGTTATACACACATACATCCG GTTCTTGTATGACAATTTCATGCGCGGGAATGATCAATTGTCAAACAGATTCCGTTTCGTGTCTTCCTCCCTGGTCAACAAAGCATTAATTTGTAGGGAACCGGATTCATGTAGAGAGTACTTAGTCAAGAGATTCATGGCCAGCAGTACAAACAACTTGTATCTTTGGCCGTATAATTCAGG GTGTCACTGGTTGTTGCTTGCTATTGATCCTTTAAAAGAAGTGGTATATTTTCTGAATTCGATAGATGGTGAATGGACAAATTATCCGGATATGAAGCAATTAGTTGATAC atCAATAAAAGTGTTCCGATCTCAAAGACAAGCTCGAGTACCACGTACTAAATCCAGCAACATTACGTGGATAAAAGTGCAGGTACTTTAA
- the LOC127082949 gene encoding uncharacterized protein LOC127082949 isoform X2 encodes MASDQENSQDANAPDDTSEKEITRGITIMKSIIRDRDKAVTYNVNWNADNQLIGSNAAKLASYIGTLVRMHIPITATRWSNKELGSAKDKIWTEILRSFNIEDTTIRKKYILQLAGKRHRGWRTFLTNKYLKDKEIFFVEYDPEYPVKYAIFITEEEWVAFVAQRRDENFKKVSATNRERASNPTYAYKKGRLGYARLEEKILDETKSDATSLPPHVLWKEARVGKDGTVRDDVQHIYDECETLSQSISTAEDQENRSVLSRALNVPEYPGRVRGKGHGCTPTSLYKNPRRRNPSNQEVMETLQALQAQVLQLQKDNERYRCMEKCSSQLKETSEKASINCQNKFPEGISSCQLYLSSPTYRLVGKGKVHNTSGDLLHHRPLPDGHLKVSVDVVLDKDALLPIPDIVSETTLLRDAIGSFVAWPLDLIFIDDEDKGILRHNESVASQKEVFAQGSQQLSQKIGSRQKNKRDLPVTYLPKKGAFVPRYQISLETLVDSSDMATAGAIRLLDMEEDIFGYSCTETIGKEDLEHIFRHQELGVGVIHTYIRFLYDNFMRGNDQLSNRFRFVSSSLVNKALICREPDSCREYLVKRFMASSTNNLYLWPYNSGCHWLLLAIDPLKEVVYFLNSIDGEWTNYPDMKQLVDTSIKVFRSQRQARVPRTKSSNITWIKVQVL; translated from the exons ATGGCTAGTGATCAAGAAAACTCACAAGATGCAAATGCTCCTGATGATACTTCAGAAAAAGAAATTACACGAGGCATCACTATTATGAAGAGTATCATTCGTGATAGAGATAAAGCAGTAACATATAATGTAAATTGGAATGCTGATAACCAACTAATTGGGTCTAATGCTGCAAAGTTGGCAAGCTACATTGGTACACTTGTTCGTATGCACATTCCAATCACTGCTACAAGATGGAGTAATAAAGAGTTGGGTAGCGCTAAAGATAAGATTTGGACTGAGATACTG AGGTCTTTTAACATTGAAGATACAACTATCCGAAAAAAGTATATActtcaattggccggaaaaagacaCAGAGGGTGGAGAACGTTTTTAACAAACAAGTATCTTAAGGACAAAGAAATTTTTTTTGTTGAATATGATCCGGAATATCCAGTGAAGTATGCGATCTTCATTACAGAAGAAGAATGGGTTGCTTTTGTAGCCCAAAGAAGAGACGAAAATTTCAAGAAAGTGAGTGCCACAAATCGCGAGAGAGCGTCAAATCCCACgtatgcatacaaaaaagggcgtTTGGGATATGCACGCTTAGAGGAAAAAATT TTAGACGAGAcgaaaagtgacgcaacatcaCTTCCGCCACATGTTTTGTGGAAAGAAGCTCGTGTGGGAAAGGATGGAACTGTTAGGGATGACGTTCAACATATTTATGATGAATGT GAGACCCTATCTCAATCGATAAGCACAGCTGAGGACCAGGAGAACAGGAGCGTACTTAGTAGAGcactaaatgttcctgagtatcCCGGTCGGGTGAGGGGTAAAGGGCATGGTTGTACTCCAACTTCCTTGTATAAGAATCCAAGGAGAAGAAATCCTagcaatcaagaagtgatggAGACGTTGCAGGCATTACAAGCGCAAGTTCTTCAATTGCAAAAGGATAATGAGAGATATAGGTGTATGGAAAAGTGCAGTTCACAGTTGAAAGAAACTAGTGAGAAAGCCAGTATCAATTGTCAAAAtaaatttcccgag ggcatttcatCTTGTCAGCTATACTTATCGTCACCGACTTATCGCctagttggcaagggaaaagtgcacaacacttcgggaGATTTACTTCACCATAGACCGCTCCCGGATGGACACCTTAAAGTATCGGTTGATGTTGTATTAGATAAGGATGCGTTGCTACCGATACCTGACATTGTTTCAGAGACAACATTGCTGCGAGATGCAATAGGATCATTTGTTGCATGGCCCTTGGATCTCATTTTCATTGATGATGAG GATAAAGGGATTTTGCGGCACAACGAgtctgttgcatcacaaaaagaG GTATTTGCTCAAGGGTCACAACAACTGAGCCAGAAAATTGGTAGTCGACAGAAAAACAAAAGGGATCTTCCAGTGACTTATTTGCCAAAAAAAGGTGCTTTTGTGCCTCGATACCAGATATCTCTTGAAACACTTGTTGACTCATCAGATATGGCAACAGCTGGTGCTATTCGCTTACTGGATATGGAGGAAGATATCTTTGGTTATTCATGCACTGAAACAATCGGAAAAGAAGATCTGGAACATATTTTTCGGCATCAAGAATTAGGCGTCGGTGTTATACACACATACATCCG GTTCTTGTATGACAATTTCATGCGCGGGAATGATCAATTGTCAAACAGATTCCGTTTCGTGTCTTCCTCCCTGGTCAACAAAGCATTAATTTGTAGGGAACCGGATTCATGTAGAGAGTACTTAGTCAAGAGATTCATGGCCAGCAGTACAAACAACTTGTATCTTTGGCCGTATAATTCAGG GTGTCACTGGTTGTTGCTTGCTATTGATCCTTTAAAAGAAGTGGTATATTTTCTGAATTCGATAGATGGTGAATGGACAAATTATCCGGATATGAAGCAATTAGTTGATAC atCAATAAAAGTGTTCCGATCTCAAAGACAAGCTCGAGTACCACGTACTAAATCCAGCAACATTACGTGGATAAAAGTGCAGGTACTTTAA
- the LOC127082949 gene encoding uncharacterized protein LOC127082949 isoform X1, whose translation MASDQENSQDANAPDDTSEKEITRGITIMKSIIRDRDKAVTYNVNWNADNQLIGSNAAKLASYIGTLVRMHIPITATRWSNKELGSAKDKIWTEILRSFNIEDTTIRKKYILQLAGKRHRGWRTFLTNKYLKDKEIFFVEYDPEYPVKYAIFITEEEWVAFVAQRRDENFKKVSATNRERASNPTYAYKKGRLGYARLEEKILDETKSDATSLPPHVLWKEARVGKDGTVRDDVQHIYDECETLSQSISTAEDQENRSVLSRALNVPEYPGRVRGKGHGCTPTSLYKNPRRRNPSNQEVMETLQALQAQVLQLQKDNERYRCMEKCSSQLKETSEKASINCQNKFPEGISSCQLYLSSPTYRLVGKGKVHNTSGDLLHHRPLPDGHLKVSVDVVLDKDALLPIPDIVSETTLLRDAIGSFVAWPLDLIFIDDETPTKPASKDKGILRHNESVASQKEVFAQGSQQLSQKIGSRQKNKRDLPVTYLPKKGAFVPRYQISLETLVDSSDMATAGAIRLLDMEEDIFGYSCTETIGKEDLEHIFRHQELGVGVIHTYIRFLYDNFMRGNDQLSNRFRFVSSSLVNKALICREPDSCREYLVKRFMASSTNNLYLWPYNSGCHWLLLAIDPLKEVVYFLNSIDGEWTNYPDMKQLVDTSIKVFRSQRQARVPRTKSSNITWIKVQVL comes from the exons ATGGCTAGTGATCAAGAAAACTCACAAGATGCAAATGCTCCTGATGATACTTCAGAAAAAGAAATTACACGAGGCATCACTATTATGAAGAGTATCATTCGTGATAGAGATAAAGCAGTAACATATAATGTAAATTGGAATGCTGATAACCAACTAATTGGGTCTAATGCTGCAAAGTTGGCAAGCTACATTGGTACACTTGTTCGTATGCACATTCCAATCACTGCTACAAGATGGAGTAATAAAGAGTTGGGTAGCGCTAAAGATAAGATTTGGACTGAGATACTG AGGTCTTTTAACATTGAAGATACAACTATCCGAAAAAAGTATATActtcaattggccggaaaaagacaCAGAGGGTGGAGAACGTTTTTAACAAACAAGTATCTTAAGGACAAAGAAATTTTTTTTGTTGAATATGATCCGGAATATCCAGTGAAGTATGCGATCTTCATTACAGAAGAAGAATGGGTTGCTTTTGTAGCCCAAAGAAGAGACGAAAATTTCAAGAAAGTGAGTGCCACAAATCGCGAGAGAGCGTCAAATCCCACgtatgcatacaaaaaagggcgtTTGGGATATGCACGCTTAGAGGAAAAAATT TTAGACGAGAcgaaaagtgacgcaacatcaCTTCCGCCACATGTTTTGTGGAAAGAAGCTCGTGTGGGAAAGGATGGAACTGTTAGGGATGACGTTCAACATATTTATGATGAATGT GAGACCCTATCTCAATCGATAAGCACAGCTGAGGACCAGGAGAACAGGAGCGTACTTAGTAGAGcactaaatgttcctgagtatcCCGGTCGGGTGAGGGGTAAAGGGCATGGTTGTACTCCAACTTCCTTGTATAAGAATCCAAGGAGAAGAAATCCTagcaatcaagaagtgatggAGACGTTGCAGGCATTACAAGCGCAAGTTCTTCAATTGCAAAAGGATAATGAGAGATATAGGTGTATGGAAAAGTGCAGTTCACAGTTGAAAGAAACTAGTGAGAAAGCCAGTATCAATTGTCAAAAtaaatttcccgag ggcatttcatCTTGTCAGCTATACTTATCGTCACCGACTTATCGCctagttggcaagggaaaagtgcacaacacttcgggaGATTTACTTCACCATAGACCGCTCCCGGATGGACACCTTAAAGTATCGGTTGATGTTGTATTAGATAAGGATGCGTTGCTACCGATACCTGACATTGTTTCAGAGACAACATTGCTGCGAGATGCAATAGGATCATTTGTTGCATGGCCCTTGGATCTCATTTTCATTGATGATGAG ACGCCTACAAAACCCGCATCTAAGGATAAAGGGATTTTGCGGCACAACGAgtctgttgcatcacaaaaagaG GTATTTGCTCAAGGGTCACAACAACTGAGCCAGAAAATTGGTAGTCGACAGAAAAACAAAAGGGATCTTCCAGTGACTTATTTGCCAAAAAAAGGTGCTTTTGTGCCTCGATACCAGATATCTCTTGAAACACTTGTTGACTCATCAGATATGGCAACAGCTGGTGCTATTCGCTTACTGGATATGGAGGAAGATATCTTTGGTTATTCATGCACTGAAACAATCGGAAAAGAAGATCTGGAACATATTTTTCGGCATCAAGAATTAGGCGTCGGTGTTATACACACATACATCCG GTTCTTGTATGACAATTTCATGCGCGGGAATGATCAATTGTCAAACAGATTCCGTTTCGTGTCTTCCTCCCTGGTCAACAAAGCATTAATTTGTAGGGAACCGGATTCATGTAGAGAGTACTTAGTCAAGAGATTCATGGCCAGCAGTACAAACAACTTGTATCTTTGGCCGTATAATTCAGG GTGTCACTGGTTGTTGCTTGCTATTGATCCTTTAAAAGAAGTGGTATATTTTCTGAATTCGATAGATGGTGAATGGACAAATTATCCGGATATGAAGCAATTAGTTGATAC atCAATAAAAGTGTTCCGATCTCAAAGACAAGCTCGAGTACCACGTACTAAATCCAGCAACATTACGTGGATAAAAGTGCAGGTACTTTAA